One part of the Sporosarcina ureae genome encodes these proteins:
- the glyA gene encoding serine hydroxymethyltransferase yields MDLSNVQRDDAAVYEAIMAEKNRQNSNIELIASENFVTEAVMEAQGSYLTNKYAEGYPGKRYYGGCEHVDVVENIARDRVKEIFGAAYANVQPHSGAQANMAVYFTALEPGDTVLGMNLSHGGHLTHGSPVNFSGKLYNFVDYGVTKEEEVIDYEDVRQKALEHKPKMIVAGASAYPRAIDFAKFREIADEVGAYLMVDMAHIAGLVAVGEHQNPVPHAHFVTSTTHKTLRGPRGGIILLNEETAEEFGKKIDKTVFPGVQGGPLMHVIAAKAVAFKEVLDPSFKAYAQQVKKNAVALAEKLQAEGIDVVSGGTDNHIVLVKLKSLELTGKVAEHVLDEVGITVNKNTVPFDTEGPFITSGIRIGTPAVTTRGFVEEDMVEVGRIIADLLKNHEDQSAKDEARKAITALTDQHPLYK; encoded by the coding sequence ATGGACTTAAGCAATGTACAACGCGATGATGCAGCAGTATATGAGGCAATCATGGCTGAAAAAAACCGTCAGAACTCGAACATCGAACTAATCGCATCTGAAAACTTCGTTACGGAAGCGGTAATGGAAGCGCAAGGATCTTACTTGACGAATAAATATGCTGAAGGATATCCAGGCAAGCGTTACTACGGTGGATGTGAGCATGTTGACGTTGTTGAAAACATCGCACGCGACCGCGTTAAAGAAATCTTCGGCGCAGCATATGCAAACGTACAGCCACACTCCGGTGCACAAGCAAACATGGCTGTTTACTTTACAGCACTTGAGCCTGGCGATACAGTTCTTGGGATGAACCTTTCTCACGGCGGTCACTTAACACACGGTTCACCAGTAAACTTCTCCGGAAAGCTTTATAATTTTGTAGATTACGGTGTAACAAAAGAAGAAGAAGTCATCGACTATGAAGATGTTCGTCAAAAGGCGCTTGAGCACAAGCCGAAAATGATCGTTGCAGGTGCAAGTGCATACCCACGTGCAATCGACTTCGCAAAATTCCGTGAAATTGCGGATGAAGTTGGCGCATATTTGATGGTAGATATGGCACACATCGCTGGACTAGTAGCAGTAGGCGAGCATCAAAATCCAGTTCCACACGCACACTTCGTGACATCCACAACGCATAAAACATTGCGTGGACCACGTGGCGGTATCATTCTATTGAATGAAGAAACAGCTGAAGAATTCGGTAAGAAAATTGATAAAACAGTATTCCCAGGCGTTCAAGGTGGACCATTGATGCACGTAATCGCTGCAAAAGCGGTAGCATTCAAAGAAGTATTGGATCCTTCATTCAAAGCGTACGCGCAACAAGTAAAGAAAAACGCTGTAGCATTGGCTGAAAAACTTCAAGCAGAAGGTATTGATGTAGTTTCAGGCGGTACGGACAACCACATCGTACTTGTGAAGCTGAAATCACTTGAACTAACAGGTAAAGTAGCAGAGCACGTATTGGATGAAGTCGGTATCACAGTAAACAAGAACACTGTACCGTTCGACACAGAAGGACCATTCATTACATCTGGTATCCGTATCGGTACACCTGCAGTTACAACACGCGGTTTCGTTGAAGAAGACATGGTAGAAGTGGGACGCATCATCGCAGACTTATTGAAAAACCACGAAGACCAGTCAGCAAAAGACGAAGCACGTAAAGCAATCACAGCTCTAACAGATCAGCATCCTCTATATAAGTAA
- the upp gene encoding uracil phosphoribosyltransferase gives MGKVHVFDHPLIQHKLTFIRKADTGTKEFRELVNELATLMAFEITRDLPTQEITIQTPVCEAKSRILAGKKLGIVPILRAGIGMVDGIIDLIPAAKVGHVGLFRDPETLKPVEYFVKLPSDVSEREFIVVDPMLATGGTAVEAINSMKKRGAVNIKFMCLVAAPEGVEVLTKAHPDVDVYIAALDEKLDEHGYIVPGLGDAGDRLFGTK, from the coding sequence ATGGGAAAAGTACATGTATTTGATCATCCATTAATTCAGCACAAATTAACGTTTATACGAAAGGCAGATACAGGCACGAAAGAATTCCGTGAACTAGTGAACGAACTAGCGACACTTATGGCGTTTGAGATTACACGTGATCTACCAACACAAGAAATCACGATCCAAACACCCGTCTGTGAAGCGAAATCACGCATTTTAGCAGGGAAGAAATTAGGTATAGTTCCAATCTTGCGCGCGGGAATTGGTATGGTAGACGGAATCATCGATCTAATCCCTGCTGCAAAAGTGGGGCACGTTGGATTATTCCGCGACCCAGAAACACTAAAACCTGTTGAATACTTTGTAAAGTTACCATCTGACGTATCCGAGCGCGAATTCATCGTAGTGGATCCGATGCTTGCGACAGGCGGCACAGCAGTCGAGGCAATCAATTCAATGAAAAAACGTGGTGCAGTGAACATTAAGTTCATGTGCTTGGTCGCGGCTCCAGAAGGCGTGGAAGTATTAACAAAAGCACACCCCGATGTAGATGTATACATCGCAGCGCTAGACGAAAAGCTTGATGAACATGGCTACATTGTACCGGGTCTAGGTGACGCGGGTGACCGTTTATTCGGCACGAAATAA
- a CDS encoding IS110 family transposase has product MNSKENTKINQVTEQTLVIGIDIAKHNHYATFVDERGRVLKKAFLVKQTRKGFEQFYQEILEGMKEFDKSHVIVGVEPTGHYWLNLAYFLEDYGIPLVVINPMHVKKVKELDDNLQTKNDKKDALTIARLMKDGRFSYPKLLRDQAANIRSCFTLEQTLIDDRTILKNRIHRWVDKYFPELFEVFSDFGAMVLGVLETTPLPAELVNMTTADLADQCAKASQMKQRRPKIAAKVIEVAQTSIGITVAPWGAKREIQCLIRQYRLLEEELAMIEEEIQSLIVQTADYEYLASFPGISRRTISGLLAEIGSFTDFESPRQLIKLAGLTLHENSSGKHKGMKKISKRGRRRLRAILFRAMHPILRNNPAFMKLHQYYTQRPQNPLRKKESMVVLCSKLLKVLHAMCTKKRKFDGEQMLADLHCLQLVA; this is encoded by the coding sequence ATGAATTCTAAAGAAAATACTAAAATTAATCAAGTCACAGAACAAACATTAGTGATAGGTATCGACATTGCTAAACATAATCATTACGCAACCTTTGTCGATGAACGTGGACGTGTTTTGAAAAAAGCATTTCTCGTTAAACAGACGCGTAAAGGGTTTGAACAGTTCTATCAAGAAATACTAGAGGGTATGAAAGAATTCGATAAATCGCATGTGATAGTGGGCGTGGAGCCTACAGGACATTACTGGTTGAATTTAGCATATTTCCTAGAGGACTACGGTATACCACTGGTCGTTATCAATCCGATGCATGTGAAGAAAGTTAAGGAATTAGATGATAATCTGCAAACCAAAAACGATAAGAAAGACGCTCTGACGATCGCACGGCTAATGAAAGATGGTCGTTTCTCATATCCGAAGCTTCTTCGGGATCAAGCAGCAAATATTCGTTCCTGTTTCACGCTTGAGCAAACTTTAATAGACGACCGCACCATTCTGAAAAACAGAATTCATCGATGGGTAGATAAATACTTCCCTGAGCTATTCGAGGTATTCTCAGATTTTGGAGCCATGGTTCTAGGTGTGTTGGAGACAACCCCGTTGCCTGCAGAGCTGGTCAATATGACAACAGCTGATTTAGCGGATCAATGCGCGAAAGCGAGTCAGATGAAGCAAAGGCGACCCAAAATAGCAGCTAAAGTCATTGAGGTAGCTCAGACATCCATTGGCATCACCGTGGCTCCTTGGGGAGCTAAACGAGAGATACAATGTCTCATTCGCCAATACCGTCTACTCGAGGAAGAACTTGCGATGATTGAAGAGGAAATACAATCCTTAATTGTCCAAACGGCTGATTATGAATATCTCGCTTCATTTCCGGGAATTTCCCGTAGAACTATTTCCGGTCTCTTAGCGGAGATTGGAAGTTTTACTGACTTTGAAAGTCCACGCCAATTAATTAAATTAGCGGGACTTACGTTACATGAGAATTCCTCTGGTAAACATAAGGGAATGAAGAAGATATCAAAACGAGGACGAAGACGATTACGGGCTATTTTATTCAGAGCAATGCATCCAATCCTTAGAAACAACCCTGCCTTTATGAAGCTTCATCAGTATTATACGCAACGACCTCAAAATCCCCTTCGTAAGAAGGAGTCGATGGTCGTGTTATGTAGCAAATTACTAAAGGTTCTTCATGCCATGTGTACAAAAAAGCGGAAATTTGATGGTGAGCAAATGCTTGCGGACCTTCACTGTTTACAATTAGTAGCATGA
- a CDS encoding ATP synthase subunit I: MQSMQEIFTQQKKSFFFLLALFVLGWFFLDYRTIFAGLILGSLFGMYNFWILVRRMERFDRSITEETRAKSLGMGLRFASGVGATAIALVMPEEFDLISTVIGLMIPYALLFTGHLLFQWKQ, from the coding sequence ATGCAAAGTATGCAGGAAATTTTTACACAGCAAAAGAAGAGTTTCTTTTTTTTGCTTGCATTGTTCGTGCTCGGCTGGTTCTTCTTGGACTACCGTACCATCTTCGCGGGACTCATCTTAGGTTCACTTTTCGGAATGTATAACTTTTGGATTCTCGTTCGACGTATGGAGCGGTTTGACCGATCCATTACGGAGGAAACACGTGCGAAGTCACTAGGTATGGGCTTGCGTTTTGCATCAGGTGTAGGGGCTACGGCCATTGCACTCGTTATGCCGGAAGAGTTTGATCTGATCAGCACGGTAATCGGGTTAATGATACCCTACGCATTGCTGTTTACTGGTCATCTGCTGTTCCAATGGAAGCAATGA
- a CDS encoding manganese efflux pump MntP family protein: MIEIISAIVTTIDILIVYTFLQLRRGRLMIMLWTTILNMLLPLIGFYAGEWVMSYFVGWSHLLSGVLLSLIGLHILLADSEEQSIVEMISPFFLALIVSIDAFAVSVTFGMMQLNKWLFIMASGLFSFVFSGIAFLSAGRLRLINGTFIRRLTGIVFICIGVLSFIF, translated from the coding sequence TTGATAGAAATCATATCAGCTATCGTGACAACTATCGATATTTTGATTGTCTATACATTTTTGCAACTACGGCGAGGTCGATTGATGATTATGCTGTGGACTACTATACTGAATATGCTACTGCCACTCATTGGCTTCTACGCAGGAGAATGGGTGATGTCCTATTTCGTAGGATGGAGTCATTTGCTTTCGGGTGTACTGTTATCACTCATCGGCCTTCATATTTTACTTGCCGACAGTGAAGAGCAATCCATCGTAGAGATGATTTCACCATTTTTCCTAGCGCTGATCGTCAGTATAGATGCGTTCGCCGTCAGTGTGACATTCGGTATGATGCAGTTGAATAAATGGCTATTCATCATGGCATCAGGTCTCTTCTCATTCGTCTTTTCGGGCATTGCGTTTTTATCCGCAGGCCGTCTACGTTTAATAAATGGAACATTCATTAGACGTCTGACAGGTATTGTTTTCATCTGTATAGGTGTATTGTCCTTTATATTTTGA
- the wecB gene encoding non-hydrolyzing UDP-N-acetylglucosamine 2-epimerase, giving the protein MTKKWKVMTIFGTRPEAIKMAPLVLELEKHPEQIESIVTVTAQHRQMLDQVLETFNITPDYDLNIMKDRQTLIDVATRGLEGLDKVMKEAQPDIVLVHGDTSTTFIGSLAAFYNQISVGHVEAGLRTWNKYSPYPEEMNRQLTGVIADLHFSPTERSAQNLIDEGKNKERIYVTGNTAIDALQTTVDPDYHHPIFDTLGDDRLVLLTAHRRENLGEPMRNMFRAINRLLDKHDDIQVIYPVHMNPAVREVADELLGNNDRVHLIEPLEVLDFHNFAARSHIILTDSGGIQEEAPSLGKPVIVLRDTTERPEGIDAGTLRLAGTEEESIFKLSDALLSDYAEYEKMSKAHNPYGDGHASKRIVGCLLEYLSSL; this is encoded by the coding sequence TTGACTAAGAAATGGAAAGTGATGACCATTTTCGGTACGAGACCGGAAGCTATTAAAATGGCACCACTTGTATTGGAACTTGAAAAGCATCCAGAGCAAATCGAGTCAATTGTTACCGTCACAGCTCAGCATCGTCAAATGCTTGACCAAGTGCTGGAAACATTCAATATCACACCAGACTATGATTTAAATATTATGAAAGACCGACAGACACTGATCGATGTGGCTACGCGCGGTCTTGAAGGTCTGGATAAAGTAATGAAAGAAGCGCAACCGGACATCGTGCTCGTTCACGGCGATACATCCACGACGTTCATTGGTAGTCTGGCTGCATTCTATAATCAAATTTCAGTAGGACACGTCGAAGCGGGACTACGTACGTGGAATAAATATTCTCCGTACCCTGAAGAAATGAATCGCCAACTGACAGGTGTCATTGCGGATCTTCATTTTTCACCAACGGAAAGATCAGCACAAAACCTGATCGACGAAGGGAAAAACAAAGAACGTATCTACGTCACGGGCAATACTGCCATCGATGCATTGCAAACTACGGTAGACCCTGATTACCATCATCCGATTTTCGATACTCTCGGTGATGATCGCTTAGTACTGTTGACAGCACACCGCCGCGAAAACCTCGGCGAACCGATGCGCAACATGTTCCGTGCGATCAACCGTCTGCTCGACAAACACGATGACATCCAGGTAATCTACCCTGTCCACATGAATCCGGCAGTACGTGAAGTGGCGGATGAGTTGCTCGGTAACAACGACCGCGTGCATCTAATCGAACCGTTAGAAGTATTGGATTTCCATAACTTTGCGGCGCGTTCGCATATTATCCTGACAGACTCAGGCGGCATTCAAGAAGAAGCACCATCTCTCGGAAAGCCAGTTATCGTCTTGCGAGACACGACCGAACGCCCAGAAGGTATCGATGCAGGAACGCTGCGCTTGGCTGGAACTGAAGAAGAAAGCATCTTCAAACTTTCCGACGCACTCCTGTCCGACTACGCAGAGTACGAAAAAATGTCCAAGGCCCACAACCCATATGGTGACGGCCACGCCTCCAAGCGTATTGTAGGATGCCTACTCGAGTATTTATCTTCACTATAA
- a CDS encoding F0F1 ATP synthase subunit delta: MSQSVIAKRYAVALFEAAQEKQQTVSVQTDLKELQKVFAAEKQFDELLVSPKFSPEQKKELMGQLFNGANQLVLNTLYVLIDAGRIGEIDNLIEDFLELANEASGVAEAKVYSTRLLSDEESSAISTAFAHKVGKQSLHIQNVIDPSLIGGIRLQIGNQIYDSSISAKLARLERQLIN, translated from the coding sequence ATGAGCCAATCGGTAATCGCAAAACGTTATGCCGTAGCATTGTTTGAAGCCGCACAGGAAAAGCAACAAACTGTTTCCGTGCAAACTGATTTAAAAGAATTGCAAAAAGTCTTCGCTGCAGAAAAGCAGTTTGACGAACTATTAGTTTCGCCAAAGTTCTCACCAGAACAGAAGAAAGAATTGATGGGACAACTTTTCAATGGAGCAAATCAACTTGTATTGAACACACTATATGTGTTGATCGATGCAGGTCGTATTGGAGAGATAGACAATCTAATCGAAGACTTCCTGGAACTTGCTAACGAAGCTTCCGGAGTTGCCGAAGCGAAAGTCTACTCTACGCGTTTGCTTTCTGATGAAGAAAGTTCAGCGATCTCTACTGCCTTTGCGCATAAAGTAGGGAAACAATCATTGCATATTCAAAACGTAATTGATCCAAGCTTGATCGGTGGCATTCGCCTTCAGATCGGCAATCAAATTTACGATAGCAGTATTAGCGCTAAGTTAGCGCGTCTTGAACGTCAATTAATCAATTAA
- the atpB gene encoding F0F1 ATP synthase subunit A, translating to MNHENPQFILFGIGFNPSNILMLFVTCLIVFLIAVASTRRLQMKPTGMQNFMEWVMDFVKGIIKNNMDWKTGGRFHVLGITLIMFVFVANMIGLPFAIVWDHQLWWKSPTADPVITLTLAATVVALTHYYGVKQLGMGKYLKTYFQPIPFLAPLKIIEEFANTLTLGLRLYGNIFAGEILIGLLATLGASSIFGLAGAVVPALAWLGFSVFIGAIQAFIFVMLTMVYMAHKVSTDH from the coding sequence GTGAATCATGAAAATCCACAGTTTATTTTATTCGGGATCGGGTTTAACCCATCGAATATACTGATGTTATTTGTAACGTGTCTGATTGTCTTCCTGATTGCAGTTGCATCTACGCGGCGGCTTCAAATGAAACCTACGGGTATGCAAAACTTCATGGAGTGGGTTATGGACTTCGTCAAAGGCATCATCAAAAATAACATGGACTGGAAAACGGGAGGCCGCTTCCACGTACTAGGCATCACTTTGATCATGTTTGTATTCGTTGCAAATATGATTGGACTTCCATTCGCAATCGTGTGGGATCACCAACTTTGGTGGAAATCACCGACAGCCGATCCAGTTATCACGTTAACCCTCGCTGCTACAGTTGTTGCGTTAACGCATTACTATGGTGTGAAACAACTCGGAATGGGCAAGTATTTGAAAACATACTTCCAACCGATTCCATTCTTGGCACCATTGAAGATCATTGAGGAATTCGCAAATACGTTGACACTCGGTCTTCGTCTTTACGGTAACATTTTCGCAGGTGAAATCTTAATTGGTTTGCTTGCAACATTGGGTGCTTCAAGCATCTTCGGTCTTGCCGGAGCTGTTGTACCAGCACTTGCATGGCTCGGATTCTCGGTATTTATCGGGGCAATCCAAGCGTTTATCTTCGTTATGTTAACGATGGTCTATATGGCTCACAAAGTCAGCACAGACCACTAA
- the atpE gene encoding F0F1 ATP synthase subunit C, producing the protein MGLLAAAIAVGLGALGAGIGNGLIVSKTVEGIARQPEARGVLQTTMFIGVALVEALPIIATVIAFIVMNK; encoded by the coding sequence ATGGGATTATTAGCAGCAGCTATTGCAGTTGGTCTAGGAGCACTTGGTGCAGGTATCGGTAACGGTTTGATCGTTTCTAAGACAGTTGAAGGGATCGCTCGTCAACCAGAAGCACGTGGCGTTCTACAAACAACAATGTTCATTGGTGTTGCATTGGTAGAGGCACTTCCAATCATCGCAACAGTTATCGCGTTTATCGTAATGAACAAATAA
- a CDS encoding methyl-accepting chemotaxis protein codes for MKEPKKVGLRAKLVLFIVILAVITYTTSAVFINWVQPTFFPNVQPFIFQLLTYAMGVMWSGILAAMFSVILTKPLQRLETAAMKVADGKIGTDIQLPNSSDEIHSVSKAFQQVVVNLRNIIEQIESNFQATAQSVDELTKETSAASGQSDAIARTIGEISNGAEHTSEAIRETVHAIEDIRQLAMEINNRADQSSEQSKMMLRELHATTEIFQSVLAGIHQMSNQSEHSLETIQVLDENAHKIGEIVELVGNIAGQTNLLALNASIEAARAGEHGKGFAVVAEEVRNLADESAKAVQMISGLVQTIQADVKRVVSEMQKQVETASTEAKRATKTNENVETMTDTIHTMAQFVEEITDIVGNQMRTIERTAKQSMEVASIAEHTSAGAEEVRAATDEQVASIDQTKTKALELKEQSEELYKVIRKFDRTPV; via the coding sequence ATGAAAGAACCGAAAAAAGTAGGGCTGCGGGCGAAACTCGTTCTATTTATCGTGATTCTCGCAGTCATTACGTATACTACCAGTGCTGTATTCATTAACTGGGTACAGCCAACGTTCTTCCCGAATGTACAACCGTTCATTTTTCAATTGCTAACATACGCGATGGGCGTCATGTGGTCAGGTATTTTAGCGGCCATGTTCAGTGTTATTTTGACCAAGCCATTGCAACGTTTGGAAACAGCCGCGATGAAAGTGGCGGACGGAAAAATCGGTACGGACATTCAATTGCCTAATTCTTCAGATGAAATCCATTCCGTCTCCAAAGCATTTCAGCAAGTGGTCGTTAATTTGCGTAATATTATTGAGCAAATTGAATCGAACTTTCAAGCAACTGCTCAATCAGTCGATGAATTGACTAAGGAGACAAGCGCTGCATCCGGTCAATCGGACGCCATCGCGCGCACGATCGGAGAAATCTCCAATGGTGCAGAACATACGTCAGAGGCGATTCGTGAAACCGTCCATGCGATTGAGGATATCCGGCAACTCGCGATGGAAATCAATAACCGAGCAGATCAATCTTCAGAGCAGTCTAAAATGATGTTGCGTGAATTGCATGCGACAACCGAGATCTTCCAATCCGTATTAGCGGGAATCCATCAAATGAGTAATCAAAGCGAACATTCATTGGAAACGATTCAAGTACTCGATGAAAATGCCCATAAAATCGGTGAAATCGTGGAACTCGTAGGCAACATAGCGGGTCAGACAAACTTACTCGCACTTAACGCCTCTATAGAAGCGGCGCGAGCAGGAGAACATGGTAAAGGCTTCGCTGTCGTCGCGGAAGAAGTACGCAACTTAGCCGATGAAAGCGCAAAAGCAGTGCAGATGATTTCGGGGCTTGTCCAAACGATCCAGGCAGACGTTAAACGAGTAGTGTCTGAAATGCAAAAACAAGTAGAAACGGCATCTACTGAAGCCAAACGCGCAACAAAAACGAATGAAAATGTCGAGACCATGACCGACACAATCCATACAATGGCGCAATTTGTAGAGGAAATCACTGATATCGTCGGCAATCAAATGCGGACAATCGAGCGCACAGCCAAGCAGTCAATGGAAGTAGCCTCAATCGCAGAGCATACCTCAGCGGGTGCGGAAGAAGTCCGCGCGGCTACGGACGAACAGGTAGCATCGATAGACCAAACGAAGACGAAGGCGTTGGAGTTGAAGGAGCAATCGGAAGAGCTGTACAAAGTCATCCGAAAGTTCGACCGCACGCCAGTTTAA
- a CDS encoding low molecular weight protein arginine phosphatase, whose product MNIYFICTGNTCRSPLAEALVNHANVPGFTAKSAGIHAIDGLPISSNSAQLLREEGISFSPYSNEVKSSEMEWADIVLTMTANHRDLLHSRFPHMKEKVFTLKEYAGIMPGLDVHDPYGGDLATYRTTFNELTELINSVIRKLAEGNL is encoded by the coding sequence ATGAATATTTATTTTATATGTACAGGTAACACATGTAGAAGTCCTTTGGCAGAGGCGTTAGTTAATCATGCCAATGTACCAGGGTTTACTGCGAAGTCCGCTGGCATTCATGCGATAGATGGATTACCCATCTCCTCGAATTCAGCGCAACTGTTGAGGGAAGAAGGAATCTCTTTCTCTCCCTACTCCAATGAAGTTAAGTCATCTGAGATGGAATGGGCTGATATCGTGCTGACAATGACAGCAAACCATCGCGATTTACTGCACAGCCGCTTTCCGCACATGAAAGAGAAAGTCTTTACATTAAAAGAGTACGCGGGCATAATGCCAGGTCTTGATGTACATGATCCATATGGCGGAGATTTGGCTACATACCGCACGACATTCAATGAGCTGACAGAACTCATTAACTCAGTCATCCGAAAGTTAGCGGAGGGGAACTTATGA
- the atpF gene encoding F0F1 ATP synthase subunit B → MVLDTFVLLSANADAGFLASLNQRLNLGDIIVTVVFFTILMVLLKKFAWGPLMGVMDQRAQLIATEIEQAETSRQESAKLLEEQRALLKEARESAQSIVENAKKQGDTQREELIMAARAEANRMKESATLEIATEKEKAVAAVREEFVSLSILAASKVLGKEISEEDNRALIEETIVKAGEGR, encoded by the coding sequence ATCGTGTTGGATACCTTCGTCCTCTTATCAGCAAACGCTGACGCAGGATTTTTAGCTAGCTTAAACCAACGTCTGAACCTAGGCGACATTATCGTCACTGTAGTATTTTTCACGATTCTCATGGTACTTCTAAAGAAGTTTGCATGGGGTCCGTTAATGGGCGTGATGGATCAACGAGCGCAATTAATCGCTACCGAGATCGAACAAGCCGAAACAAGTCGTCAAGAATCTGCAAAGCTTCTTGAAGAGCAGCGTGCTCTATTGAAAGAAGCACGTGAAAGCGCACAATCTATTGTAGAAAATGCGAAAAAACAAGGTGATACTCAACGTGAAGAGCTGATTATGGCTGCACGCGCTGAAGCGAACCGTATGAAAGAATCTGCAACTCTTGAAATTGCTACTGAAAAAGAGAAAGCAGTTGCAGCAGTACGCGAAGAATTCGTATCTCTTTCTATCTTGGCTGCGTCTAAGGTTCTTGGGAAAGAAATTTCTGAGGAAGATAACCGCGCATTGATCGAAGAAACGATTGTGAAGGCAGGCGAAGGACGATGA
- a CDS encoding TIGR01440 family protein codes for MDAIQLWKLQLEQALTEFAEQAPPAEETIFVVGCSTSEVAGARIGTNGALEIGEALFAPLQAFADKYNVHLAFQGCEHINRAITLERKTAQQFHLEPVSVVPVFKAGGSMSTYAYKQFSDPVVVESVQANAGIDIGQTLIGMQMKPVVVPIRTSINKIGEAVITLATTRPKLIGGSRAKYE; via the coding sequence GTGGATGCCATTCAATTATGGAAACTGCAACTAGAACAAGCATTGACCGAATTTGCTGAACAAGCACCACCTGCCGAAGAGACGATTTTCGTCGTCGGCTGTTCTACTTCTGAAGTAGCAGGTGCACGGATCGGCACGAACGGTGCACTTGAAATAGGAGAGGCATTATTCGCACCGCTTCAGGCGTTTGCGGATAAATACAATGTGCATTTAGCTTTCCAAGGTTGCGAGCACATTAACCGTGCCATTACTTTGGAACGCAAGACGGCACAGCAATTTCATTTGGAACCTGTATCCGTCGTGCCTGTCTTTAAAGCGGGGGGCTCTATGTCCACCTATGCGTACAAGCAATTCAGCGATCCTGTCGTAGTGGAATCTGTACAGGCAAATGCCGGTATCGACATCGGACAAACGTTAATTGGCATGCAAATGAAGCCGGTTGTAGTACCAATCCGAACATCCATTAACAAAATCGGTGAAGCTGTCATCACACTCGCGACAACTCGTCCAAAATTAATTGGCGGAAGTCGTGCTAAATACGAATAA
- the rpiB gene encoding ribose 5-phosphate isomerase B codes for MKVAISSDHGGNNLRKEITNLLTELDIEYIDYGPDADTSVDYPDYAVPVANDVVAGKVDRGILICGTGIGMSISANKVKGIRCALVHDVFSAKATRGHNDSNILAMGERVIGPGLAREIVSTWLETEFEGGRHERRINKMMELEKN; via the coding sequence GTGAAAGTTGCAATTTCTTCAGACCACGGAGGCAACAATCTCCGAAAAGAGATCACCAATCTATTAACCGAACTCGACATAGAATATATCGACTACGGGCCGGACGCCGACACTTCCGTCGACTATCCAGACTATGCAGTACCAGTAGCAAATGACGTCGTAGCGGGGAAAGTAGACCGCGGCATCTTGATTTGTGGCACAGGTATCGGTATGTCCATTTCCGCCAATAAAGTCAAAGGCATCCGTTGCGCGCTCGTTCATGATGTATTCAGCGCAAAAGCAACACGCGGACATAACGACTCCAACATCTTAGCAATGGGAGAACGCGTAATTGGACCAGGGCTAGCACGAGAAATCGTTAGCACTTGGCTTGAAACCGAATTTGAAGGCGGCCGTCACGAACGTCGTATAAATAAAATGATGGAACTTGAAAAGAACTAA